The following nucleotide sequence is from Aedes aegypti strain LVP_AGWG chromosome 3, AaegL5.0 Primary Assembly, whole genome shotgun sequence.
aaatgactgcaatgtaataattcccttacaggcataatttcaagttatttgtagttcgtaaTCCAAATATCAGCcgattcggactaccagaagctgagatacagcaccccaaacttgggcattttgtatggaaaaacagcatttggttactaacttatgtcactgactgtaattttattacagatctggacatcctgtcccttcaagcttcatcagcaTAGCAGTCTAAGTATCTtaaaaaattccgaaaaattcTTCCATTCTCTGTTACAAATGTATTCCCTAACcttaaaacttttccaaactaacatagtttttaaaataagtccaaatatcaaaatgtaaaaaaagatttcggctctgttatgccctacggcgcctgagcctgccaaataaacgagataggTAAAAAAAACTAAAGCTATCAGTACACTACACTATGACAAACATTTGGCATGGATTGATACAGAGCCAAACcaatgcactgtgttttattttctcgatttcatgcgctttttgaatagcgcccaaactgttgattttagcgacatagtttgttcggagaagtttcttggtttattaaagcgcaacttttgacgaaaaaagttttgtgatcaatccacctaccagtgagcttagcttagcttagcttagcttagactgactacacatatcaatagtagctattccgtgattgaccgaagtcagtgaaaatgcacaaagaatcaactagaagttgggctgagattggccataatcttcttcagtgtgcataattcagtgcctctatttatacagggtcaataacggcgccggccacgtccttgcagtcaggtgggattgggggaaggaatgttagtgtgtaacctttgcttttcggagaccgtgtttgcctctgcatctccacaaagattactgggagggatgtttgttaatggggaggatcgttgggtcataggattcactttgataagcgattagaccatgataaacaatgatttgtgagatgtatacatgcttatacgtaaatataatattttcatttgatatgaacaatatctatgtagaggaaaattatgccgacacttgaggtgacgaaccattcaaagtttgttgaacagatacctaaatgtaacattcctacagctgtcaggacgaaagcatgtgttattatattttactcatttgaaaagaaacaaaaaactcgattggttgggacatcatagaacactcttattcttatgccgacacttacagtggcgaaccatccaaagtttgttgaataaagtgaacctttcgcaagtctacacttgtagtgtcgaaccattcaaagttttttttaattacaaaaataaaggtatataagaggtgttctgaaaaaaaaatgttaaacataaataaatcatgaatcagagtttgtgtcgacactcacagtgacgaaccatccatagtttgttgaaaaatcatatttacatcccaccattgtaacgattgaatgtgcagtcatacatattttatagattagaaatagtagcatgaaacgagctcaccaattgatccgttatccttgactgagcagccacaatccactttcgacttcactcgtttgctcggctataaaaaagcactcaggaaaaaaaataagcgcgcgatccaaaaagaataaaaaaaactgttcgggctttcttgacgcactgcccaggagcaagcgtcaaggtcgaaggatcaaacagaactctttgtgatcaatccacctaccagtgagatagaaaaactattttttcaaaacatttagatagacatatggtgtcttcggcaaagttgtagaattggcaatttgaaacaactttgtcgaagacacgattttcctatctcttatattttttgagatatatgccgttgtatgtgaatggcccctaaaaatcatattttttatcataacttttttccaagatttttaacattttttgtgttttctacaaagttgtttgtcatgaaaaaacccgtgtttttgctgaacatatcatcaccctatcttttgaaataacaaagttattcatgaattactcttttttcaatgggtagcttaggcctctataactggcttcggcgcaaaatggcgcagacaactcttacaaaccatgaaagtaccatatctcccctttcaGCAGTTGATacaaacttttgtctataagcgtctttgcatgggtttttactatcaaacaaataagccttattaaaacgaactcGACTGCTAATTCTTTTtccttaagagatagagaggtgcgatgttccgcaaaaacacgagttttaagatgtttaacaactttgtggaagacatgaaaaatgttaaaaatcttgtgaaagagcgaaaacacgggttttttcatgacaaacaactttgtagaaaacacaaaaaatgttaaaatctcggaaaaaagttatgataaaaaatatgatttttaggggccattcacataaaacggcatatatctcaaaaagtataagagataggaaaatcgtgtcttcgacaaagttgtttcaaattgccaattctacaactttgccgaagacaccatatgtctatctaaatgttttgaaaaaatagtttttctatctcactggtaggtggattgatcacaaaacttttttcgtcaaaagttgcccTTTAAtaaaccaagaaacttctccgaacaaactatatcgctaaaatcaacggtttgggagctattcaaaaagcgcatgaaatcgagaaaataaaacacagtgcaatgTAAGTCATCGCAAAGATTTGGTGGGTATTGAAACCGATGTTTGTCTGTTGGTTTATGCCTAGCCAAATTTTTGCACATTTGGCAAAGCGTGTACTGTTAACTTAAGGAAAAATGACAATGGAATCTGTTcttaaggggctgtccattaaacATGTGAGttatttttgtgattttcaacAAGAGGCTTGTTATAACAGACATGACAATTATATAATTGCGCTACCAAAAATAGGGTGAACGCGCCATGGTTGGTTAAAGCACCTGTCTAGTAAAcaagagatcgtgagttcgaatctcgACAGAGCCTaccaatatgattttttatgaagggGTTGGTGGTCGAATGGCTGCCACTTATActccataagcagaaggtcatgggttcaatcccaggccggtccctttcctcgtactttgtaattGTATCTTCCACTTGCTTtcatcttccactcttaatctatcacagttgatctattcgtcatagcatttgctagaaccagagacggacaaaaaaacCGTTTCCTTACGCAAACAATCTTTCATAATTTTAGTACGCCttcccttacgcctgatacataggctgTATGCTAACCataaatcaatcatttttgCCATTCCTCCCTCTAACCCATATCTTCCCGCATgtactggcgtagatgcagtcggattccacggtctacagtgagCCAGTAGAATTGCAACATCAATTCCTTcgccctcattggtctgcattctgacgtggcaggcgccattgttgcctaaaaattgaagatcaccagcaaatttttgttttcaaattttgttatcataaggcaaagctatgaatttcaacccgatttattgtAGCGAGTTTTCACAAGTGTTCACAAGTCCATTTGCCTAAATGCAAGCTCCAGCTATATTATATAATTTCGCGACCAAAAATAGGGTGCACATCGTTGAACAACGActcgaaaaatgacaaatttttaaaaattattcattcattcgtGAACTTTATAAGGCAATCATGTGGACCTAGTGTATTGGTCTAAAAATTGTTGTAAatcatggaaaatttcaaatattccttAATATTTTCAACACTTCTATCGACTTTATGTTAAACAGTAACAATAACAATCCTATTTTGTATAACTTTGCACGAAAGAAAATATGACTATCAATAATAATTATCCTTTTCCCGTTACTGGTCCTGGGATTCATTACCTGGATTGGAATGGGTCGTTACGTGAAGTTTCTCCTTAAAAGcccataattattttttttcttacagaCTCATCTCAGAACCTTTATGCTAATGCCCAAATTCTTAACCCTTGACAcagtcttaaaaataatgaaaaagaaaCACCAATAATGAATCACCCCATGCTATCCGATACCATGTTGATGACTGTCCCTTTATTGCAGCCGGCAAGGTCGATGCATACTTTCAACACAAGGGCTTCTTCTCACTGCAATCTGTCTCCACGATCACCCCGTGATGTGAGAGGTGCCAGAGGGCTCGTTCGTGTTCGTGGCCTACAGGGCCTTGCACTTCACTTTGAAGTGTGCATAATGCATATTGCATCGATTGCAGTTGTGTTCAATTATGGTTTTACGtcgttgttgttttttttttgtcacttaCCTACTCGAGTGTGATGTTTGTGATGATTGTTTTCCGATCTGCAAACTTAGATGAATGACACCGGTCATTGAGAGTATCCATTTGGCTGATGTTCGATCAAACCGAACCACCAAATGCACACGACAAGGTTTTTCTTTgttcaaaattagttttattcGATTTTTGAACTAATTTATGGATGAAGTTGTAACATAAAATGCTCTAATACATTTAGGTACTGAATTGATAACTCTCAAGCATCTCGTAACGGATTATTTGCCATCCGGGTGCCCTGTGTATCCATATGAAttgtattctgaaaaaaatgtcgaaaCACATTTAATTCATTAAACTCGAACTTTAACAATTAATCTCACCTTTGAAATAGCCCTCATAATGTTGAAGTAGCTTCGCCAGTGCAGGCCGGTAACTATCAGGCAGTTCCATCGTTCCGCCATACTGCGGCGGTAGGCACTTCGGACTGATGTGCTTTGCCAGGGAGCTCCagtttttaccgtgcatataaGTCTTCGAGCGCAGTTCTTTGCTCATGAATGGCTTCAGTATCGCGAACAGCACATTGTACATCATACCGTTGTTGACGGTGTGCATGCCCTTGGTCACAATTGGGGTGCACTTCTCGATCAAATCGAACAGGAAGTTGGAGCTTCGAGGCGTAAAGTGCGAAACGTGGCTCATCGATAGGCCGTCCACGTCGAATAAAACTTTGCAACCGTTGCGTTGGGCATCCGGGTTGAGCATCAGAGCCAGACCACCGACACGAATAGCTGCGATAAACTCCTGTAAGGATATCTTTGATGGATTCCATCGACCTGTAAAGAATTTGACGAATATATTGGATCATCTAAGAACGACTCATGGCGGCCTTGATTACTTACGACTCATTTCCACGATGAACACGACTGCTCCATCTTCATCGCAATTCGGCAGATATCGTATGAGACCTTCCTCGAAGACGTGTTTGACCTGGGCGAAGGGTATGGTATAGTCCGTTATCCTATGCAGCAACCGGTAACCGTAATCCATCAAGGCGAACGACCTTTTCACATCATTGTTGTAACATCGCAGGTACAGCATCACGGCCCAGTTGTTCTGATCAACCGCGACATTCAAGTTCCGGTTGGCCTCCGTAAGCCGACGAAATTCGACCAAGGCCCTCGCCGTCTCCTCCGATAACTCTGCATTCTCTCGTAGCTCTACATCGTCGAAGTAAGCAGCTCTATTCAAGCATATCGTGAGACCATCTCCCAGGTCCACGTAGGGATGATTTTTCTCATTGAACTTGACCGTCATTCTGTCTGATTGTTGAAGTTCAAAGGGTGATTTTTACCGGCACTTACAATCAAATTGATAATATAAACTAAAGTCTCTAAATGCACACTATTTTTTAATCCTgcatttaatcaaatttttcacaacCTTAAGATCAAAACGGTGCTTCAGAGACTGAACACTGAGCCAGCTCTCGGTACCAGGAAGATTCGCAACAGACTGAGCGGCGTGTACTTTACAGCAAACCAAAACGAAACAAACGaaacgtaaaaaaaaataactggctAGTAGGTCACCACGCGTGATGGAGCTGCTGCAGCTCTACCTGGCTGATGAAGGTTGCTCTTGCTGCCACTAGGGGTtactggggtaatatgcaccacttaaggaaaaTGTGCCGAAATGAACACTAAACAACATGTATGTAGTGTTTTATTACACGAATCTAGTTGATTTGGGTTCACTCTACATGGTGTTGagcgaattttcatcataatcacattagattgttggaaaatttaactttttttaaacACTACTTTTGCGTGAATTAAGATTGATGCGGGGCATGATGCACCGCTTTTTGGGGCAGaacgcaccacaacattgaggcaagacgCACCTAAACAAAGGGGCATGATGCACCACAACAATGAGGCAAGATGCACCTTCGTGTTTCaaacgtaattttatttatcgtaaaaacacgtattttggatgattttcgtTTACGAGATGGTACAattgtgcataaatacgttagtagAGACTTCAAATGACCTAACTTCTatgattgtagtttattttggaATGGATCGTTCTGCCCCGATTAATGGAGTGCATATTGCCTCAACCGATCGcttaacagaaaatgttatggaaaataaaaatcgttatGTTATTTCACCAAATCATGCCATCAACAACTTACCCAGTCTCCAATCATCTGTTTTATGGTTATGGTTGTAAAAATTCTCAATTCGTCGCTTGCAAAACAACAAGTGAAATGATCGggaaagttacatcagaatcgtgctttttaaatttaatgttctaTCTCCCtgtaaagtttttaaaaatgtatcaaattctcaGGGTGTCTATTATTTGCAAAGTTTTATCAATCCGCAtcgtgtttttctctcaaaactcgtttatttcagagaaattaaCAAAGTGCGATTTGCCCCagcagtgcatattaccccaggcgCCCCTACAACGCCGCAGCACAGAAAAAAAGAAGGCACGCGTTGTCCATATTTTGACTACGGCGTGGTTTCTAATGTTGTGTTGTGAGTTGGATCTCAACGAACTCTTATTTTCGTGGCGACTCTCTCTCCTCTTTTCACCTgctcaacattgcactactggTCGGTGGACGGTTTTGATTGCGGTGGGGTGGCACTCGAATCATTAATATGATTGTCACGATGTTCTTCACACTCTTACGTACAGTAGTGGACAAGGGAATATGATGTTTTGGAAAGCGTGTGTCTTGAGAGTAGAAAAATTGTGcttaaatatttgaataaatgaaaattttgcaGACGAATAATTTTTAAAGTGAACGACAAATGGTGATTTTGACATAATATCATGTCGGCTTTCTCAAGTCTGATTATTTATGgattgttccaggaattcttccaaggattccttcatgaattattcCAGGCATATCTTCATGAAATTTATGTTGTGAGGGATTTCTGTTATAAGAATTCCTTCATCAATTCTTCTAGGAAACGCTAGGCTTTTGCAACCATTCATCcaaatatgtatttttcaatcgattaaaaaaatcctccagaaattctttgtaAATTTTTCTAGGTATTGCGCTTTTCTTTCGTGATTTTTAAAAGAACGGAAAGCAGAATTAAACTGCTCATATTCGCATAACACTCCCACATTCTGtgggatttcctatataaatgggGCTGTTGTGCAAGTATGGGCAGTAAAGCGTGTGATTAAACTAACTATTGGGACGACAGGACGGTACCTAATACAAGAAGTAAGtatctcaaatgacggttttgccaTTACAAAAAttaacggcgtgttctatttcagcccaaggtggtcgattgaagATTTTTCCCATATGATCGTTAGGATGATATCTGAAGCTTTTCGTCAGCCAGTAGTAATAGCTGGTGACTTCTATGCAAGCCTGTCCAACCTATTTGAACCGCTGGCCAAATCTCATCAACTGTATTTGGTGACGGGCCAAATCTTGTTGTTGTCCACAAACAAATTCATATTCATAAAATTGACCAAAAGTCAGTCAATAAAAAGCTTGTTTTAACAAATTGTTCaggattctaaaaaaaacatatactgGATTTTGTAAGAATGCTGTCCAAGAATTCGCAAGTATCTTACCTAGGATTAAATCGTGCGCAGGATTTTGTAAAGTCTGTGCAAAAAATTATGTCAAAATCTcgagaacgattttttttaatcctgcCAAGGAATTTGTGAAATTGCTGTCCATGGTTCTATAAGAATCTTGCTAAGAATCATTCTAGAATCCCTCCTAGGATTATGTGAATGCCCTGTTCATTATTTCGTGAGAATCATGGTCTAGATTCATTGTTGAGAATACTGCCTTAGAATTTGTAAGAATCCTGTCCAATGTTTTTGTAACATTCATGTCATGCATTTTgtaagaatcctgctcaaaatTTAGTTAGGAATGTTCCTAATATTTCTGCTCAGAATTAACCTTAAATTGTTCTGAAAATTGGGCTAAGTGACCGCCCAGGATTATGTTATAACTTTGCTTATAATTCAGTGAGAATTTGTGTTGCCAATAAGACATATAACAGTTGTTAAAGTTTAAGGGAAATAAAaattcagtttatttttttaccaAGTAGTGAAaaatgattgtaccccgtttggcataaagtcgtttggcataaggtcgtttggcataaagccgtttggcataaagtcgtttggtataatggtcgtttgcataatggccgtttggcataatggtcatttggcataatgttcgtttggcataatgattgacttagaatgaatatcgttTATGAATAAGCTTTTACCGAgttcaacaccaccgagcctataacatttgttgtttaagtgttttcaatttaatgttTTGAATGCCGGAaaacaaaagagaaaacaatagtttatttatagtataaatagtatttcgcgaaatgcttgtcgattgtgcagtaatatttttgctcaatagccagtaaaaagcaaaaccgatccctccagagtcatcggattgtataaaataacgatacgcgtaaaaaaaactccggtgacgaaaacacgcgcgaaaccgtgagcaaaatctatcggacgacgcaaaaccgaattgacctgcttgggcttcacgaagctcTACCCAGCAATACGCTCCAGTagtaaattgacaaagaaagttcaCAGTTACCTATTAATAAAGGGAAAGCACatggaatatttcgctgcagatcaagctctgtacCAGTTTGAACGTAACACTTGgtaaaaattacttgataaaagaagggaaaatttatttgcaaaatattaaaagctctaatccaaagatctataaatgcagcataatgcaaaaatagcctttatatgagagcagattatttttcgtttaaaatgtttaaggctctaacgcaaaaaaacttcTCTCAGCATATTTGAATAAACAacacatttaaaaaataaaatatttgtggcaaaaaatTTGAACGATTCAATAGAAATTTTAATTCAGGAAGTGTATATAGAAAAATACGGTGTTTTATCAAaataagggaaaatttgtgatagaaataaatttgttccagcatatctcgaaaggagattaataaaaaaatatgttgaatattggcaggttctaaagttattattattataacagcacgtcttgcaagaattgacaaaacagcaaaatataaaaatggttaacatgtAGCttcactaaataataaaattttaaacagtataaatataaggaacagcctattttcaaaagaaggcaaaatttatgattaaacctATAGAAGATtagacgccaaaaattattgcggcgtaataaaacgaaaagacagcaaaaattgtgttcagaatcatcgaactgattgggctacttttccccgaatgtcgtttctccgaatgtcggatCCCCAAATTCCAGTTCCCAtgatgccatttccccgaaaagtgccATTCCATTTCcctgaaaagtggtgcagtttagtTCAGTGGCTGTATAGTGAACCACAAAGAGCgacaagcaatcaaaagaaggaggtgtTCTGCCATTCTCGGCTATAATTATGTTGGCAAAACTGCTGAGGATGGTAAAATTCGatagaaccgccaattaaataaagaagggtgcatattagatggccagttagtttaccaccctgaaatgtataaagttacgacagtTATGGGTACCAAAAAGTTTTCAGGGGAACGGGATATTCGAAAAACtggcattcgaggaactggcgttcggggtaacgacatttggggaaaactagcacaacccatcgaagtaactgcagtaatcgatttttcCTCCCGCTGATAACTTGatcagatcaatgttatcgatttcCACCCTTATGCcagttagaaataaaaatatatcaaacaaATATAGCTCCAATGAaaagcctatgtataaaagaaggtgaaatttatttaaatttcaaatcaacagtTCTTATatctataattatggttacatcatatttagaaaaaaaaaaacaacacagaatgtttgaaagaagggtaaatttgtgctaaatatatcagaATCTCCAGTcccaaaaattattccaatagcaAAGCTCAAAAGAAAGAATAATATAATCTGGATAaacaataaaatactattggcaaccTTGCTTATATGCTTTAGCTTATTCAATAACATataattgttgaataaaatgtcattttgaatcaatagtttccaaaacaaGTCTGATGTAATCAGCAAGATTCAAAAGAAAAGATAAAACAAATGtcatctgaagaaatttttttttttggtttgactcattatgccaaacgactattatgccaaacggccaaacgaccattatgccaaacgaccattatgccaaatgttcaTTAtatcaaacgactttatgccaaacggctttatgccaaatgacctaccaccgtgaAAAATGGACTTTCACATTACGATCTGCAAAAAGGTCTTTTTCACTACATTGTAGGCTTCGTGACCGTGcgattagtgtcgtcaggcgtttaaggtgaagatgaatcgaagccattcctcaaactttcaagagtacgaatctggagaaccaaacatccggttaagctgaaaacttaatcgattggtcactagctggtggtgaccaatcgattagaatttcagcttaaacgggtgtttagttctccagatccgtgctcttgaaaatttgaattttgtcttcgattcatcttcaccttaagccttTCTTTTTTACGACTTAAATAGACAATTtcttaacgaaaaaaaaagcgtTTCCATATAAAGTGCTTGAACAAACAATGccgtaaaaaacattttttttttaaataaacattttattgttttcaatagtttattttgttttaatattgcaACTGTTATTTGACTCTTGCATTGATCGATTGATTATGGAATCATATTCTAATAATTACTGCATGGTATTCATCTGATTCGGTTTGTCTCAAGTTCGTAGAAAACCAATGGAGTTCTGGAGCTACCAttggaaagaaagggttaagcgcatcgtgtcacaTAGTGTGGGTTTGATTCCTGATTCATCTATTGAAACTTTTGGTTCAGAAAGTATACCATTGGatcatgcttgtccgttgtctagtgtttcGTAAATGGTCTGTGCAGCTCAATGGCTGAAGACGGCGTCcgtgttattttttgaaaatatttatgaaGAACAGTTCAAACAGTTATTTTCattcttaacccgtataggcctgagtgaaaacaaaaattgtaaaaccctcaccactcagcgaattcttaatggattcaaatgattttttgtcagtatactggcacacatatctagtttctggaaGTGGACAGAAGAACGTGGAAATATTCTTGCGGCCAGA
It contains:
- the LOC5570149 gene encoding alpha-tocopherol transfer protein — protein: MTVKFNEKNHPYVDLGDGLTICLNRAAYFDDVELRENAELSEETARALVEFRRLTEANRNLNVAVDQNNWAVMLYLRCYNNDVKRSFALMDYGYRLLHRITDYTIPFAQVKHVFEEGLIRYLPNCDEDGAVVFIVEMSRRWNPSKISLQEFIAAIRVGGLALMLNPDAQRNGCKVLFDVDGLSMSHVSHFTPRSSNFLFDLIEKCTPIVTKGMHTVNNGMMYNVLFAILKPFMSKELRSKTYMHGKNWSSLAKHISPKCLPPQYGGTMELPDSYRPALAKLLQHYEGYFKEYNSYGYTGHPDGK